A genomic window from Tissierellales bacterium includes:
- a CDS encoding NAD-dependent protein deacylase: protein MSEEKIDVLIEKIKLAKKIVAFTGAGVSTESNIPDFRSADGLYSAKQNYGYAPETMLSHSFWKQNTVLFYKYYFEQMIYKDAEPNFAHKGLSYLEELGKLTAIVTQNIDGLHQMAGSKNVFELHGSVHRNYCIKCGAFYELENMNRDELGVPICSSCNGIIKPDVTLYEEALKAEVMDGAIKAIEEADMLIIIGTSLVVYPAAGLINYFRGNDVVLINKTQTPYDHKADLVISRPAGEVFKEVMNKMTY from the coding sequence ATGAGTGAAGAAAAAATTGATGTTTTGATTGAAAAAATAAAACTAGCAAAAAAGATAGTGGCGTTTACGGGAGCAGGAGTTTCAACAGAGAGTAATATACCCGATTTTAGGTCAGCGGATGGTCTCTACTCTGCTAAGCAAAATTATGGATATGCTCCTGAGACTATGCTTAGTCATAGTTTTTGGAAGCAAAATACTGTACTTTTTTATAAGTATTATTTCGAGCAGATGATATACAAAGATGCTGAGCCGAATTTTGCTCACAAGGGGCTGAGCTACCTAGAAGAATTAGGAAAATTGACTGCTATTGTAACTCAAAATATAGATGGATTACATCAAATGGCTGGATCAAAAAATGTATTTGAATTACATGGAAGTGTTCACAGGAATTATTGTATAAAATGTGGTGCGTTTTATGAATTAGAGAATATGAATAGAGATGAATTAGGTGTGCCTATATGTAGTAGTTGCAATGGGATAATAAAACCAGATGTTACGCTTTATGAAGAGGCACTTAAAGCCGAAGTTATGGATGGTGCTATAAAAGCGATTGAAGAAGCTGATATGCTTATTATAATCGGAACAAGTCTTGTGGTATATCCAGCAGCAGGGCTTATAAATTACTTTAGAGGAAATGATGTGGTTCTCATAAACAAAACACAAACGCCTTATGACCATAAAGCTGACTTGGTTATATCTCGTCCTGCTGGAGAAGTATTTAAAGAAGTTATGAATAAAATGACTTATTAA